From Apium graveolens cultivar Ventura chromosome 9, ASM990537v1, whole genome shotgun sequence, the proteins below share one genomic window:
- the LOC141685393 gene encoding uncharacterized protein LOC141685393: MEIEKDKEFKWSKPLRGYPEKRGQGRYCRYHKNVGHDTDDYRQLKDEIKYLIRRGKFERFTKAPGASTQYDLKRSYSSWTTRNPQKSNVRDVMSTVGEPSKCSKSEMTLEFGDPDLEDLKFPHDDPLVITPVIGNCPIMRVLVDNEASVDILFHDTFIRMGYNDSQLTSSDAPIYGFNHVECEVEGAI; encoded by the exons atggaaattgagaaggacaaGGAGTTCAAATGGTCGAAGCCATTAAGGGGATACCCAGAGAAAAGAGGCCAGGGTCGATACTGCAGGTATCACAAAAATGTTGGTCATGATACTGATGATTATAGGCAACTCAAGGATGAAATTAAGTATCTGATCCGAAGAGGAAAGTTTGAACGTTTCACCAAAG CCCCGGGGGCCAGTACTCAATATGATCTCAAGAGGTCCTACAGCAGCTGGACTACAAGAAACCCTCAAAAATCTAATGTGAGAGATGTGATGAGCACAGTTGGAGAACCGTCTAAATGTTCTAAGTCAGAGATGACGCTTGAATTCGGTGACCCGGACCTTGAAGatttgaaatttcctcatgatgatcCTCTGGTTATCACTCCGGTAATTGGAAATTGTCCTATAATGAGGGTCCTAGTGGACAATGAAGCTTCCGTGGATATTCTTTTCCATGACACATTTATAAGGATGGGCTACAATGATTCTCAGCTAACTTCATCTGACGCACCCATCTACGGGTTTAACCACGTGGAATGCGAAGTCGAAGGAGCGATATAA